In Litoreibacter ponti, the genomic stretch GCCGCCCCCGCGAGCGTGCCTACGATCATGTATTCGGGGTAGCCGCGCGCGCGCAGCTCCGGGATCGACATCTTGCCCACCGTGGTCAGCGTGGCCGCTGATGAGCCGGAGACGGCAGCGAAGATCGTGCAGCCAGCGATGTTCGTGTGCAGCAGGCCGCCGGGCAGCCAGCGCATCCACGGTGCGAGGCCGCGGAACATGTCTTGGCTCAGCCGGGTGCGGTAGAGGATTTCGCCCATCCAGATGAACAGCGGCAAGGCGGTGAGCGTCCAGCTGGAGGACGAGGTCCAGATCATGGTGATCATCGCGTCGCCTGCGGGGCGGGAGGTGAAGAGCTCCAACCCGACCCATGCCACGCCCATGAGCGCGAGACCGATCCAGATGGAGCTGCCGAGCAGCGCGAACAGGACGAAGAGGAAGACGATCGTGGCGTAGGCTTCGGTCATTCGACGGCCTCCGCTTCGATGGGATTTCTGCCGGTGATCAGCATCCGGTAGAGCGTGTCCCACAGCGCCACGGCCAGCAGTACGGTGCCGATGGACATGGCAAGCTGTGGCACCCAGACGGGGGTGTAGACCAGCTCTGACGTGCTTTCAGACATCGCCGCGCCCCATTCGCCGGGGGCGCGGGCGGGCAGGCTGAGCAGTGTGACCAGCCATTCGGGGATCTGGTCCTGGCCTTGCGTGCGGTCATTGAGCATCTCGGAGAAGATGTTGGTCTTGATGGCGTAGCGCGCGAAATAGGTCGCGATCACCGCCGCGCCGAACACGGCGAAGACGTCGAGCCAGCGGTGCAGAAACGGATGGATGTTCAACAGGATCGACACGCGGATATGCGCGCCGCGGGTCAGCGCGTGGGCCAGCGCGAAGAAGGATGTCGCGGCCATGGCGTAGCCTGCGAACTCTGTCGTGCCGGGCAAGGCGACGCTGGTCCAGCGGGCCACCATGCCCGCCACGATCAGCGCGAGGATCGTGCACATGAAGAAGGCCGCGACCATGCCGGACGCGAAATACAGCCCATCCAGCAGCCGCCACAGCGGGCGCAACACGCGCTCAAGCCGGGGGCCTGCGATCAGGCAGGCAATGGCGATTAGGCTGGGAAAGACAAACAGCCATGCCCAAAGCGGCAGGCCAAGGACCGGGGACCAGTCGCGCATCAGATCATGTCCTTAGAAAGAGGATCGGCC encodes the following:
- a CDS encoding TRAP transporter small permease, whose amino-acid sequence is MRDWSPVLGLPLWAWLFVFPSLIAIACLIAGPRLERVLRPLWRLLDGLYFASGMVAAFFMCTILALIVAGMVARWTSVALPGTTEFAGYAMAATSFFALAHALTRGAHIRVSILLNIHPFLHRWLDVFAVFGAAVIATYFARYAIKTNIFSEMLNDRTQGQDQIPEWLVTLLSLPARAPGEWGAAMSESTSELVYTPVWVPQLAMSIGTVLLAVALWDTLYRMLITGRNPIEAEAVE